The genomic region TGTAGATCACCAGCCCGTCGCTGCAGCGGGCCAGGCCGCGCCAGTCGACCCCTGGCCGGCCCTTGTCGATCTCCTCATGACCGGTCACAAACGTGACCGATGAGCCCGCCCGGCGGTGGGTGATCGGGATGCCCACATAGGCGGGCGCCGCGATGCCGGCGGTCACCCCCGGCACCACCTCCACCGGCACCCCATGGCGCACCAGGTGGGCCGCCTCTTCGCCACCGCGGCCGAACAGGAACGGGTCCCCCCCCTTGAGCCGCACCACACAGCGGTGGCGCTGGGCCAGCTCCACCAGCACGGCGTTGGTGCTGGGCTGGGGCACGGAATGGTGGCCGCGGCGCTTGCCCACGAAGTGGCGCTCGCAATGCTCCGGCGTGAGTTCCAGCAGCTCCTTGGGCACCAGGGAGTCGTAGACGAGGGCATCGCACGCGCGCAGGAGCCGATGGGCCTTGAGCGTGAGCAGCTCCGGATCCCCCGGACCCGCCCCCACCAGGTACACCTTGCCGGGGATCGGCTCACTCATGGCAGGGCAACGAGCCGTTGCAGCAGAACCTGATGGAATCGGAGGCGTTGCAACAGAGGTGGGCCGAGCTGATCGGTGAGACGGTTGGCCGCCAGAGCCAGGGGCAGCGCCACCTGGTCCCTGGCGGGGCTGGCCTGAGTGTATGAATCAGCCCCCTCAGCGGGCCGACAGGGGGCTTCGATCACCCGCTCCAGGTGGCGCAGATAGCGCGCGGCCAGGGGGCCTTCGAGCGGGTGGTGCCACCAGACCGGCTGACGTCCCGCCACGCGCACCTCGGCGCCCGCCTCCGCCAGGGCCCGCTGCCAGAGGGGCCAGGCCCCGAGGAACGGCAGGCGCCGCAGGGGACCCTGCCGTCGCCAATCGGCGGCGATGACCTTGATGTCATGGCGCACGTGATGGCCGGGCAACAGGAACAGGGGCACCAGGGTGAGACCCGAGAGCCGCTGCTCCGGTGACGGGAAGGCTGGCTGTTCGCACGCCGAGAGGGCCTGGAGTCGCACCGGGCTCTTACGGGACTCCTCCACCGCCGCGGCCAGCGCCTGCAGCTCTTCAGGAATCTCCCCACCGGCGCGGCCGTGCACCA from Cyanobium sp. ATX 6F1 harbors:
- the cobA gene encoding uroporphyrinogen-III C-methyltransferase translates to MSEPIPGKVYLVGAGPGDPELLTLKAHRLLRACDALVYDSLVPKELLELTPEHCERHFVGKRRGHHSVPQPSTNAVLVELAQRHRCVVRLKGGDPFLFGRGGEEAAHLVRHGVPVEVVPGVTAGIAAPAYVGIPITHRRAGSSVTFVTGHEEIDKGRPGVDWRGLARCSDGLVIYMGLHNLRRICEELMAGGLGATTPAAVIQQGTVNGQRELVTELAQLADRVEAEGFESPSIVVIGQVVEERVPSCAPAPADVELPIPF
- a CDS encoding CbiX/SirB N-terminal domain-containing protein, which gives rise to MTDLPSPLLLVVHGRAGGEIPEELQALAAAVEESRKSPVRLQALSACEQPAFPSPEQRLSGLTLVPLFLLPGHHVRHDIKVIAADWRRQGPLRRLPFLGAWPLWQRALAEAGAEVRVAGRQPVWWHHPLEGPLAARYLRHLERVIEAPCRPAEGADSYTQASPARDQVALPLALAANRLTDQLGPPLLQRLRFHQVLLQRLVALP